In the genome of Amphiura filiformis chromosome 4, Afil_fr2py, whole genome shotgun sequence, one region contains:
- the LOC140151205 gene encoding probable proline iminopeptidase, whose translation MITKIRPAFNPIFQVISRKLTASYCTQLQHYCTTCSRAAPNPQIMSSNESSRTLYPICEPYDTGRLHVDDIHAIYYEQSGKPDGNPVVFIHGGPGGGCMELDRGYFDPKAYRIILLDQRGAGKSTPAAELQENTTWHLVEDLEVLRKHLRVEKWVVFGGSWGSTLALLYAETYPDRVKALVLRGIFLCTQKEINWLYQEGTSLFYPDFYEEYIDPIPEDEKRSLGRSFLQRLTGEDEQEKLHCARAWSRWESATSKLIFEPANLKKTEEDLWVLQFARIECHYFINKGWLADEYILKNTNKILNIPTTIVQGRYDMVCPPEMAWRLYRKLKKAEIFVVPDAGHSSKETGTISLLVQATDKYKTL comes from the exons ATGATTACTAAAATTAGACCAGCTTTCAACCcaatatttcaagttatttcaCGCAAACTTACtgcttcatattgcacacaacTTCAGCATTATTGTACTACATGCTCTCGAGCAGCACCAAATCCTCAAATCATGTCTTCTAATGAAAGTTCGCGTACGTTATACCCGATATGCGAGCCGTATGATACGGGCCGACTTCACGTCGATGATATTCACGCGATATATTACGAGCAGTCCGGAAAGCCAGATGGAAACCCGGTTGTATTCAT TCATGGTGGACCTGGCGGCGGATGCATGGAACTTGACAGGGGTTACTTCGACCCAAAAGCATATCGCATCATCTTACTGGACCAAAGAGGTGCTGGCAAATCCACGCCTGCTGCAGAACTCCAAGAGAATACAACTTGGCATTTGGTAGAGGATCTAGAAGTGCTTAGAAAACACCTACGTGTGGAGAAATGGGTTGTATTTGGAGGCAGCTGGGGTTCTACACTGGCACTGCTCTATGCTGAAACTTATCCGGATAGAGTCAAAGCCTTGGTTTTGAGAGGAATCTTTTTGTGTACACA AAAAGAAATCAATTGGCTGTACCAGGAAGGAACAAGCCTATTTTATCCTGACTTCTATGAAGAATATATTGATCCAATTCCTGAG GATGAAAAGAGGTCGCTTGGTAGAAGCTTTCTACAGCGACTAACTGGAGAGGATGAGCAAGAAAAGTTGCATTGTGCCAGAGCCTGGAGCCGCTGGGAGAGTGCCACCTCCAAATTGATTTTTGAGCCAGCCAACTTAAAGAAAACAGAAGAGGACCTTTGGGTCTTACAGTTTGCCAGGATTGAATG tcactacttcatcaacaaagGTTGGCTTGCTGATGAGTACATTCTGAAGAATACCAACAAGATTCTCAACATTCCCACCACTATTGTACAGGGACGATACGATATGGTATGTCCACCGGAGATGGCATGGAGGTTATATAGG AAACTGAAGAAAGCTGAGATTTTTGTGGTTCCTGATGCCGGTCATTCCTCCAAAGAGACAGGGACTATATCACTTCTGGTTCAAGCCACCGATAAGTACAAAACTTTATGA